A portion of the Desulfovibrio sp. TomC genome contains these proteins:
- a CDS encoding GDP-mannose 4,6-dehydratase: MKTAVAYAGKRVLVTGHSGFKGTWLSLWLTRLGAQVFGLSLDPPSNPAMAELVGLDALVPGARLDIRDAAELARQVAACSPQVVFHLAAQPLVRPSYADPLGTFSTNTMGVANLLNACRNVPSIQAVVIVTSDKCYQNNEWCWGYRETDPMGGHDPYSASKGCAELVTQSFA; encoded by the coding sequence ATGAAAACTGCAGTTGCCTATGCCGGCAAACGAGTTCTGGTCACGGGACATAGTGGATTTAAGGGGACGTGGCTCTCGCTGTGGCTGACACGTCTCGGGGCCCAGGTGTTTGGCCTGTCGCTCGATCCTCCGAGCAATCCGGCCATGGCCGAGCTAGTCGGGCTCGATGCCCTTGTGCCCGGAGCGCGTCTGGACATCCGTGATGCTGCGGAACTCGCTCGCCAAGTGGCTGCCTGCAGCCCGCAGGTGGTGTTCCATCTCGCGGCCCAGCCCCTGGTCCGCCCTTCCTACGCGGATCCCTTGGGCACTTTTTCCACCAACACGATGGGCGTGGCCAATCTGCTCAATGCCTGCCGCAACGTGCCGTCGATCCAGGCCGTGGTGATCGTAACCAGCGATAAATGCTACCAGAACAACGAGTGGTGCTGGGGGTATCGCGAGACCGACCCCATGGGCGGGCACGATCCCTACAGCGCGAGCAAGGGGTGCGCCGAACTGGTGACCCAGTCATTTGCG